One window of the Paenibacillus beijingensis genome contains the following:
- a CDS encoding phosphatidylglycerophosphatase A: MTAMEQWLTRRGVTLEDVAEIVYTLQRPYNGQLTMGECRESVLAVLSKREVQYVLYTGIALDELAERKLLPQPLQAMMENDESLYGVDETLALGITNVYGMIGLTSFGYLDKMKPGIIRQLNEKGKKIHVFLDDLVAGLAAAASARIAHQDPKAQRYDVPDPGIF, from the coding sequence ATGACGGCAATGGAGCAATGGCTGACAAGACGCGGCGTTACGCTTGAAGACGTGGCGGAGATCGTATATACGCTGCAGCGGCCTTACAATGGGCAATTGACGATGGGAGAATGCCGCGAAAGCGTGCTTGCCGTGCTTAGCAAACGGGAGGTCCAATATGTGCTTTATACGGGCATCGCGCTGGATGAATTGGCCGAGAGGAAACTGCTGCCGCAGCCGCTGCAGGCGATGATGGAGAACGACGAATCGCTCTACGGCGTCGATGAAACGCTTGCGCTCGGCATCACGAACGTGTACGGCATGATCGGCCTCACCAGCTTCGGCTATTTGGATAAAATGAAGCCCGGCATTATCCGGCAGCTGAATGAAAAAGGGAAAAAAATACACGTCTTTCTAGACGATCTTGTGGCGGGTCTTGCGGCGGCGGCTTCGGCGCGCATCGCGCATCAGGATCCGAAAGCGCAGCGCTACGATGTTCCGGATCCGGGAATCTTCTGA
- the accD gene encoding acetyl-CoA carboxylase, carboxyltransferase subunit beta, producing MFKDLFHKRKYATIPSERERAQQQDRPKRDIPEGLMNKCPKCGTIQFSKELEKNLKVCPSCGHHFRLSAWERIGMTLDDGRLFEFDANMVSEDPLGFPGYAAKLEQQKKNSGLKDAVVTGEGEIGGFPVIVAVMSCDFFTGSMGSVVGEKITRAIEKAMERKLPVIIFSTSGGARMQESILSLMQMAKTSAALAKFQGEGGLYISVMTDPTTGGVTASFASLGDYNLAEPGALIGFAGRIVIEQTIRQKLPDNFQTAEFNMQHGQLDKVVHRKDMKSTLTKLLDMHSARGEMSNGG from the coding sequence GTGTTTAAGGACTTATTCCATAAAAGAAAATACGCAACCATTCCATCGGAACGCGAACGGGCGCAGCAGCAGGACCGCCCCAAACGCGATATTCCGGAAGGACTGATGAATAAATGCCCGAAGTGCGGCACCATTCAGTTCAGCAAGGAATTGGAGAAAAATTTGAAGGTCTGTCCGTCTTGCGGGCATCATTTCCGTCTGAGCGCTTGGGAAAGAATCGGAATGACGCTTGATGACGGACGTTTGTTTGAATTCGATGCAAACATGGTTTCCGAAGATCCGCTCGGGTTTCCCGGTTATGCGGCCAAGCTGGAGCAGCAGAAAAAAAATTCCGGCCTGAAAGACGCCGTCGTTACCGGCGAAGGCGAGATCGGCGGCTTCCCCGTCATCGTGGCCGTTATGAGCTGCGATTTTTTTACGGGCAGCATGGGGTCGGTCGTCGGCGAAAAAATTACGCGGGCGATCGAGAAGGCGATGGAGCGGAAACTGCCGGTCATCATTTTCTCCACTTCGGGAGGCGCCCGGATGCAGGAGAGCATTCTCAGCCTGATGCAGATGGCGAAGACAAGCGCCGCCCTCGCCAAGTTCCAGGGAGAAGGCGGACTGTATATATCCGTCATGACCGATCCGACGACAGGAGGGGTGACGGCCAGTTTCGCATCTTTGGGCGACTACAATTTGGCCGAGCCCGGCGCGCTGATCGGATTTGCGGGCCGCATCGTCATTGAACAGACGATCCGCCAGAAGCTGCCGGACAATTTTCAGACAGCCGAGTTTAATATGCAGCACGGGCAGCTGGACAAAGTCGTGCACCGCAAAGATATGAAGTCCACGCTGACCAAGCTGCTCGATATGCACAGCGCAAGGGGGGAAATGTCCAATGGCGGGTGA
- a CDS encoding FxsA family protein yields MKRRGRVLQTIVLAVIVAAVLEIGGIMIVSHWIGGAATFGLMLATAVAGALAARSEGRKALTEAKRQMQTGQPPGRAILDGLCILGGGLLLMLPGFISDLVGLTLLLPPTRLFYRQLLLRWLEKVMRGGGSGPFIIGKWQGRH; encoded by the coding sequence ATGAAACGCAGGGGAAGGGTGCTGCAAACGATTGTGCTTGCGGTAATCGTTGCGGCCGTTTTGGAGATCGGCGGCATTATGATTGTCAGCCATTGGATCGGGGGCGCGGCCACATTCGGCCTGATGCTGGCCACGGCTGTCGCCGGGGCTCTCGCAGCGAGATCCGAAGGACGCAAGGCGCTTACGGAAGCAAAGCGGCAGATGCAGACCGGCCAGCCTCCGGGCAGAGCGATACTGGACGGTCTGTGCATTTTGGGAGGCGGCCTGCTGCTCATGCTGCCGGGATTCATTTCGGATCTGGTTGGACTTACACTGCTGCTTCCGCCGACCCGCCTCTTTTACCGGCAATTGCTGCTCCGGTGGTTGGAAAAGGTGATGCGTGGTGGCGGGAGCGGCCCTTTTATTATCGGAAAGTGGCAGGGGCGTCACTAG
- a CDS encoding acetyl-CoA carboxylase carboxyltransferase subunit alpha: MAGELPFEKPLVDLRRKVEELKRFGEEKGIDFSDEIARLEARCKQLEEELYSDLTPAQKMHLARHQQRPTSLDFIHAVFTDFLELHGDRLFADDLAVVGGLAKLNGVPVTVIGHQRGKDTKDNIARFFGSPHPEGFRKALRLMQQADKFGRPIITFIDTKGAYPGNTAEERGQSEAIARNLREMAMFGVPIICVVIGEGGSGGALALGVGNRVLMLENAIYSVISPNGAASILWKDASKADQAAEAMKITASDLYAFEIVEEVIPEPQGGAHRDLQQQAEWIKEAVWRHLQELSEMTAEELIQDRYDKFRKVGRFTFAAEGGAEEGDSVSGSSGHAEPEASGVNSAAGSGEEPFRGNGAGPAPGGSDAGTPGAGGANASQPEGPADELTQSARI; the protein is encoded by the coding sequence ATGGCGGGTGAACTACCGTTTGAGAAACCGCTTGTCGATCTTCGCCGCAAGGTTGAAGAGCTGAAACGATTCGGCGAAGAGAAGGGCATCGACTTCTCGGATGAAATCGCGCGCCTTGAGGCCCGCTGCAAACAGCTGGAGGAAGAGCTTTACAGCGATCTTACACCGGCCCAGAAGATGCATCTTGCCCGGCATCAGCAGCGCCCCACGTCGCTCGATTTCATCCACGCCGTCTTTACGGATTTCCTGGAGCTGCACGGCGACCGCCTGTTTGCGGACGACCTGGCGGTCGTCGGCGGACTGGCCAAGCTGAACGGTGTGCCGGTGACGGTCATCGGCCACCAGCGCGGCAAGGATACGAAGGATAATATCGCCCGCTTCTTCGGCAGCCCTCATCCCGAAGGCTTCCGTAAAGCGCTGCGCCTCATGCAGCAGGCCGACAAATTCGGGCGTCCGATCATTACGTTTATCGATACGAAGGGCGCGTATCCCGGCAATACGGCGGAAGAACGCGGCCAATCCGAAGCGATCGCCCGCAATTTGCGGGAGATGGCTATGTTTGGCGTGCCGATCATCTGCGTCGTTATCGGCGAAGGCGGCAGCGGCGGAGCGCTCGCGCTTGGCGTGGGCAATCGCGTTCTCATGCTCGAGAACGCCATTTACTCTGTCATTTCGCCTAACGGAGCGGCGTCCATCCTCTGGAAGGACGCTTCCAAAGCCGACCAGGCCGCCGAAGCGATGAAGATTACCGCGTCCGATTTGTACGCTTTCGAAATCGTGGAGGAAGTCATTCCGGAGCCGCAGGGCGGGGCTCACCGCGATTTGCAGCAGCAGGCGGAGTGGATTAAGGAAGCGGTATGGCGCCATCTGCAGGAGCTGTCCGAGATGACGGCGGAGGAGCTTATCCAGGACCGCTACGATAAATTCCGCAAAGTAGGGCGTTTCACATTTGCGGCTGAGGGCGGTGCGGAAGAAGGCGATTCGGTATCCGGTTCTTCGGGCCACGCGGAGCCGGAGGCGAGCGGGGTTAATTCCGCCGCCGGAAGCGGCGAAGAGCCGTTCCGTGGAAACGGGGCCGGACCTGCGCCAGGCGGCAGTGATGCCGGTACGCCGGGGGCGGGGGGAGCAAACGCCTCGCAGCCGGAAGGCCCCGCAGACGAATTGACGCAATCGGCCCGGATTTAA
- the pyk gene encoding pyruvate kinase → MRKTKIVCTIGPSSESLENTKKLIMAGMNVARLNFSHGDFEEHGARIANIKQAAAELGKTVAILLDTKGPEIRLGKLKEEPIELVQDDYIVLTTEEILGDRNRIPVTYSNLTQDVSVGSTILIDDGLIGLTVVDVQGTEIKCRIVNSGPIKSKKGVNVPGVHISLPGITEKDAGDIVFGIEQGIDFIAASFVRKASDVLEIRELLERHNASHIQIISKIENQQGVDNLDEILEVSDGLMVARGDLGVEIPAEEVPLVQKEMIAKCNRAGKPVITATQMLDSMQRNPRPTRAEASDVANAILDGTDAIMLSGETAAGKYPVESVLTMSRIAERAESALDYREILTKQADAQQTSVTEAISQAVANSALDLKAKAIITSTESGFTARMVSKYRPLAPIIAVTPNEYVMRRLSLTWGVIPAHGEFANTTDEMFDIAVNGGMDTGLLSLGDTIVITAGVPVGRAGTTNLIKVHHIGELVAKGQGIGSQMATGKVVVARTPEEAIAKTAKGSILVTVSTDKEYMPAFEKAAAVITEQGGITSHAAVVSLNLGIPSIIGIANATELFTDGMEVTVYGETGVIYTGQSKVL, encoded by the coding sequence ATGCGTAAAACGAAAATTGTATGTACGATCGGTCCTTCCAGCGAATCGCTGGAAAACACGAAGAAACTGATTATGGCCGGCATGAACGTCGCCCGTCTCAACTTTTCGCACGGCGACTTTGAGGAGCATGGCGCGCGTATCGCCAACATCAAGCAGGCAGCCGCCGAGCTTGGCAAAACCGTAGCCATTTTGCTCGATACGAAAGGTCCGGAAATTCGTCTCGGCAAACTGAAAGAGGAGCCGATTGAGCTTGTACAGGACGATTACATCGTTCTTACAACCGAAGAAATTCTCGGCGACCGCAACCGGATTCCGGTAACATACAGCAATCTGACGCAGGACGTTTCGGTCGGTTCCACCATTCTGATTGACGACGGCCTGATCGGACTGACGGTCGTCGATGTTCAAGGTACGGAAATCAAATGCCGCATCGTGAACAGCGGCCCGATCAAGAGCAAGAAAGGCGTTAATGTACCGGGCGTACATATTTCGCTTCCGGGCATTACGGAGAAGGATGCGGGCGATATCGTATTCGGCATCGAGCAGGGCATCGACTTCATCGCCGCTTCGTTCGTGCGCAAAGCAAGCGACGTGCTTGAAATCCGCGAGCTGCTGGAGCGCCACAACGCCAGCCACATTCAAATCATTTCGAAAATCGAGAACCAGCAGGGCGTGGACAACCTGGACGAGATTCTGGAAGTGTCCGACGGCCTGATGGTTGCGCGCGGCGACCTCGGGGTGGAAATACCGGCCGAGGAAGTGCCGCTCGTGCAAAAAGAAATGATCGCCAAGTGCAATCGCGCCGGCAAGCCGGTTATTACCGCGACCCAAATGCTGGATTCCATGCAGCGCAACCCGCGCCCGACCCGCGCGGAAGCGAGCGACGTGGCAAACGCCATTCTCGATGGAACGGATGCGATCATGCTGTCCGGCGAGACGGCTGCCGGCAAATATCCGGTGGAATCGGTTCTGACGATGTCCCGTATTGCTGAGCGCGCCGAGTCTGCCCTTGACTACCGCGAAATTTTGACGAAGCAGGCGGATGCGCAGCAGACTTCGGTTACGGAAGCGATCAGCCAGGCGGTTGCCAACTCTGCGCTCGATCTGAAGGCGAAAGCGATCATTACGTCGACCGAAAGCGGCTTTACCGCGCGCATGGTATCCAAATACCGTCCGCTTGCGCCGATTATTGCCGTTACGCCGAATGAATACGTGATGCGCCGTCTTTCGCTCACGTGGGGCGTTATTCCCGCCCACGGCGAATTTGCAAACACGACCGACGAAATGTTCGATATCGCCGTTAACGGAGGCATGGACACAGGCCTGCTGAGCCTTGGAGATACGATTGTCATTACGGCCGGGGTGCCGGTAGGACGCGCAGGAACGACCAACCTGATCAAGGTGCATCACATCGGCGAGCTCGTGGCCAAAGGCCAGGGCATCGGCAGCCAAATGGCAACCGGCAAAGTCGTCGTTGCCCGCACGCCGGAAGAAGCGATTGCGAAGACGGCGAAAGGCTCGATCCTCGTTACGGTAAGCACCGACAAGGAATATATGCCGGCGTTTGAAAAAGCGGCCGCCGTCATTACGGAGCAGGGCGGAATTACGAGCCACGCGGCCGTCGTCTCTCTTAACCTGGGCATCCCGTCGATTATCGGCATTGCCAACGCGACGGAGCTGTTCACCGACGGCATGGAAGTGACGGTATACGGCGAGACGGGCGTCATTTACACCGGCCAATCCAAGGTACTGTAA
- a CDS encoding DNA polymerase III subunit alpha: protein MSGNNPFVHLHVHSEYSLLDGAARIRDLTARAAELGMGALALTDHGVMYGAVPFYKSCLEHGIKPIIGCEMYFTSASRFDKGTRKDNPIYHLLLLAKNERGYRNLMKLISIGHLEGFHYKPRIDSAALREHADGLVCLSSCLTGEVSQHLLYDRKEEARAAALRYRDIFGDDFYLEIQDHGMTEQKKVALAMIELARETGIPLAATNDVHYLRQADAAVQEVLICIGTGTHVEDEGRMKMASDQMYLKSAEEMERLFRHAPEALANTARIADKCELKLELGRAALPVYRPVPDGYTSAAYLERLCREGLRSRYETEPQWTADAGFRERAEERLMYELSVIEKMGFSDYFLIVWDFIRFAHSRGIRTGPGRGSSAGSIVAYCLRITDVDPLKHKLLFERFLNPERISMPDIDIDFNDERRDEVIAYVVEKYGAEHVAQIITFGTMAARAAVRDVGRALNVPLGEVDKAAKLIPGQPGMTLEAALRGVPQLREAAQRQPKTGELIAMALKVEGMPRHASTHAAGVVISKEPLTHYVPLQAGSGGTPLTQYSMENVEAVGLLKMDFLGLRTLSIVERTLEWIRQSEGRQIDFQQEADDDPKTYAMLGRGETTGIFQLESAGMRRVLRELKPSVFEDIVSVLALYRPGPMEFIPNYIQCKHGLAEVEYPHPSLAPILSDTYGIIVYQEQIMQIASRMAGFSLGEADLLRRAVSKKKREVLDEQRAFFVKGSVRQGYTAEEADRVYDMIVRFADYGFPRAHAAAYGVLAFQTAWLKAHYPVPFMASMLASVTGNQRKTAEYIDECRRMAIEVLPPDVNESGVTFAPAGPAVRFGLAAIKNVGTQAIEALLKEREEKPFASLLDLCRRVDLRVCNKRVLESLIQAGATESLPGHRAQQLAALDETVEAAQRWRKEREELQIELFGFDEVQNWDVEMPQARPFTTGQQLELERELLGLYLSGHPLDETERALEPLGLDRMVELAEAQDGTQGVAAVRIVSLKPYMNRKGQAMAFLELEDRIVRAEAVVFPSVWQRVADKMEKGGLAIVQAAVQQGDDDFKLLVEDVIPLPAADPDLAEGVRRLRRQARARAARAGAAAGAAAAARNAPAAPAARGGNAVPGEAARRPPERGAAQAPAAPPRRSAPAERQAQRVYVKIAAEREHPAALARLKKLLADHPGPLATVLFYEREGKTLALSDSYRVKPSPQLFAAIEGLLGKGAAVVK, encoded by the coding sequence ATGAGCGGAAACAACCCTTTCGTGCATCTGCACGTTCACAGCGAATACAGCCTGCTCGACGGCGCGGCCCGCATCCGGGATTTGACGGCGCGCGCGGCGGAGCTTGGCATGGGGGCGCTGGCATTGACTGACCACGGAGTCATGTACGGCGCCGTCCCTTTTTATAAATCGTGTCTGGAGCACGGAATCAAGCCGATTATCGGCTGCGAAATGTACTTTACATCCGCTTCGCGGTTCGACAAGGGGACGCGTAAGGACAATCCGATCTACCACCTGCTGCTGCTGGCGAAAAACGAGCGCGGCTACCGGAATTTAATGAAGCTGATCTCGATCGGCCATCTGGAAGGCTTTCATTATAAGCCGCGCATCGATTCGGCGGCGCTTCGGGAGCATGCGGATGGGCTCGTCTGCCTCAGCTCCTGTTTGACGGGCGAAGTGTCGCAGCATTTGCTTTATGACCGCAAAGAAGAGGCGAGGGCGGCGGCGCTGCGGTACCGGGACATTTTCGGGGACGATTTCTATCTTGAAATTCAGGACCACGGCATGACGGAGCAGAAAAAGGTTGCGCTTGCCATGATCGAGCTTGCACGGGAGACGGGGATTCCGCTCGCGGCGACGAACGACGTCCATTATTTGCGGCAGGCCGATGCGGCGGTGCAGGAGGTGCTGATTTGCATCGGTACGGGCACCCATGTCGAGGACGAGGGCCGCATGAAGATGGCCAGCGACCAAATGTATTTGAAGAGCGCCGAGGAGATGGAGCGGCTGTTCCGGCATGCGCCGGAAGCGCTGGCGAACACGGCGCGCATCGCCGACAAATGCGAGCTGAAGCTTGAGCTCGGGCGTGCCGCGCTGCCGGTATATCGTCCGGTCCCGGACGGGTACACGTCGGCGGCGTATCTGGAGCGGCTGTGCCGCGAAGGGCTGCGCAGCCGGTACGAGACCGAGCCGCAGTGGACGGCGGATGCCGGCTTCCGGGAGCGGGCCGAGGAGCGCCTGATGTATGAGCTGTCCGTCATCGAGAAGATGGGATTCAGCGATTATTTTCTGATCGTGTGGGATTTTATCCGTTTCGCCCACAGCAGGGGCATCCGCACCGGGCCGGGCCGGGGGTCGTCGGCGGGCAGCATCGTCGCGTACTGCCTGCGCATCACCGACGTCGACCCGCTGAAGCACAAGCTGCTGTTCGAGCGCTTCCTGAATCCGGAGCGGATTTCGATGCCGGATATCGACATCGACTTCAACGACGAGCGCCGCGACGAAGTAATTGCCTACGTCGTGGAGAAGTACGGCGCCGAGCACGTGGCGCAAATTATTACGTTCGGCACGATGGCGGCCCGCGCCGCCGTACGGGACGTCGGCCGGGCGCTCAATGTGCCGCTGGGCGAAGTCGACAAAGCCGCCAAGCTCATTCCCGGGCAGCCCGGCATGACGCTCGAAGCGGCGCTGCGCGGCGTGCCGCAGCTGCGCGAGGCGGCGCAGCGCCAGCCGAAGACAGGCGAGCTGATCGCGATGGCGCTCAAGGTCGAAGGCATGCCGCGGCACGCCTCGACGCACGCGGCGGGCGTCGTCATCTCGAAGGAGCCGCTGACGCATTACGTTCCGCTCCAGGCGGGGAGCGGAGGAACGCCGCTCACCCAATATTCGATGGAGAACGTGGAAGCGGTCGGTCTGCTGAAAATGGATTTTCTCGGGCTGCGCACGCTATCGATCGTCGAACGGACACTGGAATGGATCCGGCAGTCGGAGGGCAGGCAGATCGACTTCCAGCAGGAGGCGGACGACGATCCGAAGACGTACGCGATGCTCGGACGGGGAGAGACGACCGGCATTTTTCAGCTGGAATCGGCGGGTATGCGGCGCGTGCTGCGGGAGCTGAAGCCGAGCGTATTCGAAGATATCGTATCGGTGCTGGCGCTGTACCGGCCGGGACCGATGGAGTTTATCCCGAATTATATCCAGTGCAAGCACGGGCTGGCGGAGGTCGAATATCCGCATCCGTCGCTTGCGCCGATTCTCTCCGACACGTACGGCATTATCGTATACCAGGAGCAAATTATGCAGATCGCTTCGCGGATGGCCGGGTTTTCGCTTGGGGAAGCGGATCTGCTGCGGCGGGCCGTGTCGAAGAAAAAGCGGGAGGTGCTGGACGAGCAGCGCGCATTCTTCGTCAAAGGGAGCGTGCGGCAAGGATATACGGCGGAGGAAGCGGACCGCGTATACGACATGATCGTCCGCTTCGCCGACTACGGCTTCCCGCGCGCGCATGCCGCCGCTTACGGCGTGCTTGCCTTTCAGACCGCCTGGCTGAAAGCCCATTATCCGGTGCCGTTTATGGCGTCCATGCTGGCGTCGGTCACCGGCAATCAGCGAAAAACGGCGGAATATATCGACGAATGCCGGCGGATGGCTATCGAGGTGCTGCCGCCGGACGTCAACGAAAGCGGCGTCACGTTTGCGCCGGCCGGGCCTGCGGTGCGCTTCGGCCTTGCCGCAATTAAGAACGTAGGCACGCAGGCGATCGAAGCGCTGCTGAAGGAGCGCGAGGAGAAGCCGTTCGCCAGTCTGCTCGATCTGTGCCGCCGCGTCGACCTGCGCGTGTGCAACAAGCGGGTGCTGGAGTCTCTGATCCAGGCCGGCGCGACAGAGTCGCTGCCCGGCCACCGGGCACAGCAGCTTGCCGCCCTCGACGAGACGGTGGAAGCGGCGCAAAGATGGCGGAAGGAGCGCGAGGAGCTGCAGATCGAGCTGTTCGGCTTCGACGAGGTGCAGAACTGGGACGTGGAGATGCCGCAGGCGCGTCCTTTCACAACCGGCCAGCAGCTGGAGCTGGAGCGCGAGCTGCTCGGGCTTTATTTGTCCGGCCATCCGCTCGACGAGACGGAGCGGGCGCTTGAACCACTGGGCCTCGACCGGATGGTCGAACTGGCCGAGGCCCAGGACGGGACGCAGGGCGTGGCGGCGGTGCGGATCGTGTCGCTGAAGCCGTACATGAACCGCAAAGGGCAGGCGATGGCGTTTCTGGAGCTGGAGGACCGCATCGTGCGGGCGGAAGCGGTCGTGTTTCCGTCCGTGTGGCAGCGCGTCGCGGACAAGATGGAGAAGGGCGGCCTGGCGATTGTGCAGGCCGCCGTACAGCAGGGGGATGACGACTTCAAGCTGCTCGTCGAAGACGTCATCCCCCTGCCGGCCGCGGACCCCGACCTGGCGGAGGGGGTCCGGCGGCTGCGCCGCCAGGCGCGCGCGCGGGCTGCGCGCGCCGGGGCGGCCGCAGGCGCCGCAGCCGCAGCGCGCAACGCGCCTGCGGCGCCTGCGGCGCGCGGCGGCAATGCCGTGCCGGGCGAAGCGGCACGGCGGCCGCCGGAGCGGGGCGCGGCGCAGGCGCCGGCCGCGCCGCCGCGGCGCAGCGCACCCGCTGAGCGCCAGGCGCAGCGGGTGTACGTCAAGATCGCGGCGGAGCGCGAGCATCCCGCCGCGCTCGCCCGCCTGAAAAAGCTGCTCGCCGACCACCCCGGCCCGCTCGCGACGGTGCTGTTCTATGAGCGCGAAGGCAAAACGCTGGCGCTCAGCGACAGCTATCGCGTAAAGCCGTCGCCGCAGCTGTTTGCGGCCATCGAAGGGCTGCTCGGCAAAGGAGCCGCCGTCGTCAAGTAG
- a CDS encoding acyl-CoA thioesterase has protein sequence MKQAQWHLHPLRVRYEETDRMGVVFHANYATWFEIGRTELVRSCGFPYADIEKNGLLLPVVELNCRFAAPARYDDEVIVCTRIAAFSPSQIQFQSQARKISGPLQLPEGGFTSVRSEDELPGELLVSGGTKHVWINSDWKPVRLQRTIPELYDVLKTLSSEEEAG, from the coding sequence ATGAAGCAAGCACAGTGGCATCTGCATCCGCTGCGCGTCCGTTATGAGGAAACAGACCGGATGGGGGTCGTCTTTCATGCCAACTATGCGACCTGGTTCGAGATCGGGCGGACGGAACTGGTGCGCAGCTGCGGATTTCCTTATGCGGACATTGAGAAGAACGGGCTGCTGCTGCCGGTGGTGGAATTAAACTGCCGCTTTGCGGCGCCCGCAAGGTACGACGATGAAGTGATCGTGTGCACGCGGATTGCCGCGTTTTCGCCGTCGCAAATTCAGTTTCAATCGCAGGCAAGAAAAATTTCCGGACCGCTGCAGCTTCCCGAAGGGGGCTTTACTAGTGTCCGTTCGGAGGATGAGCTGCCGGGCGAGCTGCTTGTCAGCGGCGGCACGAAACATGTGTGGATCAATTCGGATTGGAAGCCGGTACGGCTGCAAAGAACGATACCGGAGCTGTACGATGTGTTGAAAACGCTTAGTAGCGAGGAGGAAGCCGGATGA